The DNA region CCATCGTTCTGGGCGCTGGCGCGGCCGGGCTGGTCTGCGCGCTCACGGCGGCGCAAAGGGGCCGTCGCGTGCTGCTCGCCGATCATCTGGCCCGGCCCGGCAAAAAGCTTCGCATCGCGGGCGGCGGCCGTTGCAACTTCACCAATCTGCACATGGACGCCTCGCATTATTTCGGGGCCAACCCGCGCTTCGCCGTCTCGGCCCTGGCCCGTTTCGGGCCGTGGGACGCCGTGGAGTTCGTGGCCCGGTTCGATTGCGGTTTCGAGGAGCGCGACCAGGGCAAGCTCTTCCTCGACGTTTCGGCCGACCGCCTGGCCGACGGACTGCTCGACGCCTGCCGCGAGGCCGGAGTGACTTTTGCCTTTGGCGAGCCGGTCAGGAGCCTAGAGGGCGGCGAGATTTTCACGCTACGCACGGAATCCGGCGTGTTCGCGGCTTCGCGCGCGGTATTGGCCCTTGGCGGGCCGTCGTGGCGGGGCGCCGGAGCGAGCGATCTCGGCTTTCGTCTCGCCAGACGCTTCGGACTCGCCATCCAGCCGCCGCGCCCAGCCCTGGCGCCCATCCCTTGGACAGGCGCGGCCGGGCTGTCTCCAGCGGACCTTTCTGGCATCTCGCTTCCGGTCGGCGTCTCATGCGGCCCGGAGCGCTTTGTGGACGACCTTCTCTTCACCCACCAAGGACTTTCCGGTCCGGCCGCGCTTCGGGCCACGCTCAGGCCTGCGTTCGCATCCGCGCCACTGCGGCTGGACTTTCTGCCGGGCGAGGACATTTTTGACGTGCTGGCCCTGTCCTCGGGTAAGACATTGGCCAGAAACGCCCTGGCCAAGCGGTTGCCCGCCAGGCTGGCCGAGGCCCTGTGCGCGGACGTCGGCGGCAGGCGGCTGGCCGATCTGACGCGCGCGGAGCGCGACGCTTTGGCCACGCGGGTCAAGGATTTCGCCCTGCGGCCCTCGGGCGATCCGAAACAGGCGCGGGCAGAGGTCACCACAGGCGGCGTGGACACGGCCGCAATCTGCCAGAAGACCTTCGCAGCCCGCCCTGCGCCAGGGCTTTACGTGGTGGGGGAGACCCTGGACGTGACCGGCGATCTGGGCGGCTACAACATCCACTGGGCTTTCGTCTCGGGCATGGCGGCCGGCACGGCGCTCTGAACGGCCGGGCAGGGCCGTGACGGGGGAAAGCTTCCTTGGTCGACACTTTACAAATCCGGTACTTTGGCGCTATGCAACTCTTTTTCGCCGCGAGGGGTATATGACGAAACATTTCCTGACCATCCTCGATCTGACCCGCGACGAGGCCTTTGCCATGGTCCGCCGCGCCGACGAGATGAAGCGCGCCGGGCAGCGCCTGGACTTGCTTCGGGGCAAGACCATGGTGCTGGTCTTCGAGAAGGCTTCCACCCGCACCAGGTTGTCCTTCGAGGTCGCCGTGCGCCACCTGGGCGGCTCCACCATCTTCATGACCGACCGCGAGTCGCAGCTTGGCCGCTCCGAGCCCCTGAAGGACACGGCGCGCGTCATCTCGCGCTACGCGGACGGCCTCATCGTGCGCACCTTCGGCCAGGAGAAGCTGGAGGAACTGGTGCGTTACGCCTCGGTGCCGGTGGTCAATGCTCTCTCGGACCAGTTTCACCCCTGCCAGGTGATGAGCGATTGCCTGACCATGTACGAGCGCACGCCTGATCTGGCCTCTCTGAAAGTGGCCTGGGTGGGCGACGGAAACAATATGGCCCATTCGTTCATCAACGCGGCCGCGCTCTTCGGCTTCGAACTCCGGCTCGCCTGCCCCAGGGGCTTCGAGCCGGACGAGGCGGTCGTGAAGCGAGCAAAGGGCCTTGGCGCGCGCCTCACCCTGTGCGACGACCCCGCGCTTGCCGTGAAGGACGCGGACTACGTGAACACCGACGTCTGGGCCTCCATGGGCCAGGAGCACGAGTTCGACGATCGCCTGAGGAAATTCGGCGCCTTCCAGGTCAGCGAGGAGTTGCTGGCCCTGGCCAAGCCGACCTGCAAGGTCATGCACTGCCTGCCCGCGCATCGCGGCGAGGAATTGACCGAGGCGGTCCTGGAGGGCCCGGCGAGCATCGTCTGGGACCAAGCCGAAAACCGTCTGCACATGCAAAAAGCCATTCTCGAATGGATATATTCCTGAGACGAGCACACGGAGAACGCAGATGAGCACCATTCAGAAGGTCGTACTGGCCTATTCCGGCGGCCTGGACACCTCGGTCATTCTCAAGTGGATCAAAAACACCTACGGCTGCGAGGTGGTGACCTTCACCGCCGACCTGGGCCAGGACGAGGACCTCTCGGGCGTGGAGAAGCGCGCCTTGGAGACCGGCGCGGCCAAGGCCTACGTCGAGGACCAGCGCGAGGAGTTCGCTCGCGACTTCATCTTTCCCATGCTGCGCGCGGGGGCCGTCTACGAGGGCCGCTATCTGCTCGGCACCTCCATCGCCCGGCCGTTGATCGCCAAGCGTCTGGTGGAGATCGCCCTGGCCGAGGGCTGCCAAGCCATCGCCCACGGCGCCACGGGCAAGGGCAATGACCAGGTGCGCTTCGAACTCACGGCCGCGGCCCTTGCTCCGGGGCTTCGCTGCATCGCCCCCTGGCGTGAATGGGACATGAAGTCGCGTACCGACCTCGTGAACTACGCCAGGGAGAACAACATTCCCGTGACCGTGACCAAGGCCAAGCCCTACTCCTGCGACGGCAACCTTCTGCACCTGTCCTTCGAGGGCGGCGAACTGGAGGACCCCTGGGAAGAGGGCGGCCCCTACACCTATTCCATGACCGTGCCGCCCGAGGAGGCCCCGGCCGAGCCGCAGATCGTCATGATCGACTATGAAAAGGGCGATCCCGTGGCGCTGAACGGCAAGGAGATGAGCCCGGCCGCGCTGCTGGCCGAGCTCAACCGCATCGGCGGCAAGCACGGCATCGGCCGCATGGACATGGTGGAGAACCGCTTCGTGGGCATGAAGTCGCGCGGCGTCTACGAGACGCCCGGCGGCACCATCCTGCACGCCGCGCACCGCGATCTGGAGTCGTTGTGCATGGACCGCGAGGTCATGCACCTGCGCGATTCGCTCATCCCTCGTTATGCCGAAATGGTCTACTACGGCTTTTGGTTCTCGCCCGAGCGCGAGGTGCTGCAGGCCCTCATGGACAAGGCCCAGGAGCGCGTGAGCGGCACGGTACGCCTCAAGCTCTACAAGGGCGGGGTCTATCCTCTCGGCCGCAAGTCGCCCAATTCGCTCTACAACGCCGACTTGGCCACCTTCGAGGAGGACAGCGTCTACGATCAGCGCGACGCGGCCGGATTCATCCGTTTGCAAAGCCTGCGCATCCGCGGCTCCAAGAGGATCGGCTAGGTCATGTCCAAGCTCTGGGGCGGCCGCTTCGCCGAGACCACCGAGGCCCTGGTGGAGGAGTACACCGAGTCCGTGAGCTTCGACCGCGCGCTGTACGCGGCCGACATCGCGGGCTCCAGGGCTCATGCGGCCATGCTTGCGGCCGTGGGCGTGCTTACGGCCGACGAGGCGCGCGCCATCCGCGAAGGACTCGATGCGGTCAAGGCCGAGATCGAATCCGGTTCGTTCACGTTCCTCACAGAGCGCGAGGACGTGCACATGAACATCGAGGCGCGCCTGACCGAGATAATCGGCGAGGCGGGCAAGAAGCTGCACACCGGCCGCAGCCGCAACGACCAGGTGGGGCTCGATTTCCGCATCCACACGGCCGCGCGGCTCACGGCCTGGCGCGAGGGGCTTCGTCGCCTGGTGGCGGTCCTGGCCCAAAGGGCCGAGGAGCACCGCGAGACGCTTCTACCCGGTTGCACGCATATGCAGCCTGCCCAACCCGTGAGCCTGGCTCATCATCTGCTGGCCTATTGCGCCATGTTCATGCGCGATGCCGAGCGCATCGACGACGCCCTTGACCGAATTCTCGTTTCGCCGCTTGGAGCTGCGGCCCTGGCCGGAACAACCTATCCGCTCGACCCTGGGGCCGTGGCGCGAGAGCTGGGTTTTCGCGGCGTCTTCCAGAACTCCATGGACGCCGTCTCGGACCGGGATTTCGCGCTCGAAGCGCTGTTCGTCGGCTCGCTGATCATGGCCCATCTCTCGCGCCTGTGCGAGGAGATCGTTATCTGGGCCAACCCGGCCTTCGGCTTCGTGCGCCTGCCCGATGGCTACGCCACGGGATCGAGCATCATGCCCCAGAAGAAGAATCCGGACGTGGCCGAGCTTATGCGCGGCAAGACCGGTCGGGTCTACGGCGCGCTCATGGGCCTTTTGACCACGGTGAAGGGGCTGCCCCTGGCCTACAACCGGGATCTGCAGGAAGACAAGGAGCCGTTCTTCGACACCGACCGCACGGTCTCGCTTTCCCTGGCCTGCATGGCGGGCATGATGGAGCGCATGGGCTTCGTGCCCGAGGCCATGGCCCGGGCGCTCTCGCGCGGCTTCCTGAATGCCACGGAGCTGGCCGACTACCTCGTGGGCAAGGGGCTTCCCTTCCGGGAGGCGCACCACGTCACCGGCCGGGCGGTGGCCCACGCCGAAGGGCGGGGCGTCGGTCTCGAAGACCTTTCCCTGGAAGAACTCAGGGGATTTTCGCCGCTGATCGGTGAGGATGTCTTTACGGTTCTCGATTACGCCAACGCCGTGGCCCGCCGCGTCACGCCGGGCTCCACCGGTCCCGCGAGCGTGGCCGCGCAGCTTGCGGCCGTGCGCGCCTTTTGCGCCGCGGAGCAGGGGACTTCGTCTTCCTGATGCGCGGCGCGGGCCGCCGGACCCGATGCAATCCGGATCGGATGCCGAAGACGCCGCGGATTACTGGCAAAGCCGCTTTTCGCGGCAACGCGGCGGACGGGACCTTTTCAGCGGCCGAAGACGCCGTTTTCCCACAGGATGCGCAGGCCGATGGCGATGAGCACAAGGCCGCCGAGCGCCTCGGCCCAGTGCGAGAGCCTTTGCACGCGCCCGGCCAGCCGGCCCAGGTGCAGGCCCGCGGCCGTGAAGACGGCGCAGGTCAGCCCGATGACCACGGCGGGCATGGCGATGGGCGCGCCGAGCACGGACAGGGAGAGCCCCACTGCCAGGGCGTCGATGCTCGTGGCCACCGAAAGCACGATCAGCGTCCTGCCGCGTGTGGGGTCCTTACGCGGACACTCCTCGTCCCTGTCGCCGGACATCCCTTCCTTGACCATGCGGCCGCCCACGAAGGCCAGCAGCGCGAAGGCGATCCAGGGCGCGAAGGTTTCCACGGCGAAGCGGAAGGACAGGCCGAGCAGCCAGCCGAGCACCGGCATGAGCGCCTGGAACAGCCCGAAATGCCAGGCCAGCCGGAAGGTGTGGCGCCAGGTGACCTGGGGCAGGCAGATGCCCGCAGCCAGGGCCACGGCCGACGCGTCCATGGCCAGGGCCACCGCAACGAGATACAGTTCCGCGCCGCTCATCCGGGGCGTGGTAGCGCCGATCCCCGCACATGGCAAGGCGAGACCCGCACGCGGCGTCTTTGCCTTGCCACCGGGCGCTTGAGGTATTACTACTAATCGCTCGTATCCGACGGCCGGGCGAGACGCGCGCGGTCTATTGAGAAGGAGTTCCGACGTGAACAACGTCACCAAGAATCTGATTCTCTGGATCACCATCTCCCTGGTGATGGTGGTTCTGTTCAACATGTTCAACCAGCCCCCGGCCACCGAGACCAAACTCGCCTACAGCGAGTTCATACAGTCCGTGGAGCGCGGCCAGGTCGCCTCGGTGAAGATACAGGGCGATCAGGTCAGCGGCGTGATGATCGACGGCCGCCGGTTCGGGACCTTCGCGCCCCGCGATCAGGGGCTCGTGGACAAGCTTCTCGCCAATAAGGTGCAGGTGGTGGCCGAACCGGCCGAATCTGTGCCCTGGTACATGAGCCTGCTCCTCAACTGGTTCCCCATGCTCCTCATCATCGGCGTGTGGATTTTCTTCATGCGTCAGATGCAGGGCGGCGGTGGAGGCAAGGGCGGAGCCATGTCCTTCGGCCGCTCCCGGGCCAAGATGATGACCGCCGAGGAGACCAAGGTCACCTTCGCCGACGTGGCGGGCGTGGACGAGGCCAAGGAGGAACTCTCCGAGATCGTGGAGTTTCTCTCCAATCCCAAGAAATTCACGCGTCTTGGCGGCCGCATCCCCAAGGGCGTGCTGCTCGTCGGCCCTCCAGGCACCGGCAAGACGCTTATGGCCCGGGCCGTGGCTGGCGAGGCCGGCGTGCCGTTCTTTTCCATCTCCGGCTCCGATTTCGTGGAGATGTTCGTTGGCGTGGGCGCGGCCCGCGTGCGCGACCTTTTCACCCAGGGCAAGAAGAGCGCCCCCTGCCTGATTTTCATCGATGAGATCGACGCCGTGGGACGCCAGCGTGGCGCTGGCCTGGGCGGCGGTCACGACGAGCGAGAGCAGACCCTGAACCAGATGCTCGTGGAGATGGATGGCTTCGAGTCCAACGAGGGCGTCATTCTCATCGCAGCCACCAACCGGCCCGACGTGCTCGACCCGGCGCTTCTGCGTCCCGGCCGCTTCGACCGCCAGGTGGTGGTGCCTACGCCCGACCTGCGCGGCCGCACCCGCATCCTGCAGGTGCACACGCGCAAAACCCCGCTCGATCCGTCCGTGAATCTGGAAGTCATCGCGCGCGGCACGCCGGGCTTTTCCGGCGCGGACTTGGAGAACCTGGTCAACGAG from Alkalidesulfovibrio alkalitolerans DSM 16529 includes:
- a CDS encoding NAD(P)/FAD-dependent oxidoreductase, whose translation is MSHPFEAIVLGAGAAGLVCALTAAQRGRRVLLADHLARPGKKLRIAGGGRCNFTNLHMDASHYFGANPRFAVSALARFGPWDAVEFVARFDCGFEERDQGKLFLDVSADRLADGLLDACREAGVTFAFGEPVRSLEGGEIFTLRTESGVFAASRAVLALGGPSWRGAGASDLGFRLARRFGLAIQPPRPALAPIPWTGAAGLSPADLSGISLPVGVSCGPERFVDDLLFTHQGLSGPAALRATLRPAFASAPLRLDFLPGEDIFDVLALSSGKTLARNALAKRLPARLAEALCADVGGRRLADLTRAERDALATRVKDFALRPSGDPKQARAEVTTGGVDTAAICQKTFAARPAPGLYVVGETLDVTGDLGGYNIHWAFVSGMAAGTAL
- the argF gene encoding ornithine carbamoyltransferase; this translates as MTKHFLTILDLTRDEAFAMVRRADEMKRAGQRLDLLRGKTMVLVFEKASTRTRLSFEVAVRHLGGSTIFMTDRESQLGRSEPLKDTARVISRYADGLIVRTFGQEKLEELVRYASVPVVNALSDQFHPCQVMSDCLTMYERTPDLASLKVAWVGDGNNMAHSFINAAALFGFELRLACPRGFEPDEAVVKRAKGLGARLTLCDDPALAVKDADYVNTDVWASMGQEHEFDDRLRKFGAFQVSEELLALAKPTCKVMHCLPAHRGEELTEAVLEGPASIVWDQAENRLHMQKAILEWIYS
- a CDS encoding argininosuccinate synthase, translating into MSTIQKVVLAYSGGLDTSVILKWIKNTYGCEVVTFTADLGQDEDLSGVEKRALETGAAKAYVEDQREEFARDFIFPMLRAGAVYEGRYLLGTSIARPLIAKRLVEIALAEGCQAIAHGATGKGNDQVRFELTAAALAPGLRCIAPWREWDMKSRTDLVNYARENNIPVTVTKAKPYSCDGNLLHLSFEGGELEDPWEEGGPYTYSMTVPPEEAPAEPQIVMIDYEKGDPVALNGKEMSPAALLAELNRIGGKHGIGRMDMVENRFVGMKSRGVYETPGGTILHAAHRDLESLCMDREVMHLRDSLIPRYAEMVYYGFWFSPEREVLQALMDKAQERVSGTVRLKLYKGGVYPLGRKSPNSLYNADLATFEEDSVYDQRDAAGFIRLQSLRIRGSKRIG
- the argH gene encoding argininosuccinate lyase, with protein sequence MSKLWGGRFAETTEALVEEYTESVSFDRALYAADIAGSRAHAAMLAAVGVLTADEARAIREGLDAVKAEIESGSFTFLTEREDVHMNIEARLTEIIGEAGKKLHTGRSRNDQVGLDFRIHTAARLTAWREGLRRLVAVLAQRAEEHRETLLPGCTHMQPAQPVSLAHHLLAYCAMFMRDAERIDDALDRILVSPLGAAALAGTTYPLDPGAVARELGFRGVFQNSMDAVSDRDFALEALFVGSLIMAHLSRLCEEIVIWANPAFGFVRLPDGYATGSSIMPQKKNPDVAELMRGKTGRVYGALMGLLTTVKGLPLAYNRDLQEDKEPFFDTDRTVSLSLACMAGMMERMGFVPEAMARALSRGFLNATELADYLVGKGLPFREAHHVTGRAVAHAEGRGVGLEDLSLEELRGFSPLIGEDVFTVLDYANAVARRVTPGSTGPASVAAQLAAVRAFCAAEQGTSSS
- a CDS encoding manganese efflux pump MntP, with product MSGAELYLVAVALAMDASAVALAAGICLPQVTWRHTFRLAWHFGLFQALMPVLGWLLGLSFRFAVETFAPWIAFALLAFVGGRMVKEGMSGDRDEECPRKDPTRGRTLIVLSVATSIDALAVGLSLSVLGAPIAMPAVVIGLTCAVFTAAGLHLGRLAGRVQRLSHWAEALGGLVLIAIGLRILWENGVFGR
- the ftsH gene encoding ATP-dependent zinc metalloprotease FtsH → MNNVTKNLILWITISLVMVVLFNMFNQPPATETKLAYSEFIQSVERGQVASVKIQGDQVSGVMIDGRRFGTFAPRDQGLVDKLLANKVQVVAEPAESVPWYMSLLLNWFPMLLIIGVWIFFMRQMQGGGGGKGGAMSFGRSRAKMMTAEETKVTFADVAGVDEAKEELSEIVEFLSNPKKFTRLGGRIPKGVLLVGPPGTGKTLMARAVAGEAGVPFFSISGSDFVEMFVGVGAARVRDLFTQGKKSAPCLIFIDEIDAVGRQRGAGLGGGHDEREQTLNQMLVEMDGFESNEGVILIAATNRPDVLDPALLRPGRFDRQVVVPTPDLRGRTRILQVHTRKTPLDPSVNLEVIARGTPGFSGADLENLVNEAALHAAKLNKNEVDMLDFEEAKDKVLMGKERRSLILSEEEKRVTAYHEAGHALAAKLLPGTDPVHKVTIIPRGMALGVTQQLPVDDRHGYSKQYLMNQLVVLLGGRAAEELFLGEITTGATNDIERASKIARRMVRNFGMSDKLGPLAFGDSSEQVFLGKELIHNRDYSEDTARLIDAEVRRFVDEAHEKTRTLLGENAEVMHRIAAALLERETITGADIDLLMEGKELPPMPKNGGSGTGPQSGGGAEGPAAPEKEASSKEPSSFKDHLDATEAKDEDAAPSEPKPRRSAGTLGSALAHDKEPGESSAGESGQESEGTQPSGGGTKDADKDEFTWSDKDDDKKVH